Genomic segment of Mycolicibacterium sarraceniae:
ACCGACAGTCCGGCCCGCGCGGCGTGCAGCGCGGTGACCAGGCCGGCCGGCCCACCGCCCGCGACCAGGAGATCGATCACGACAGGCTTGCCAGGGCCGCGTTTTCGGTGCGGATGCGGGTCCGCAACAGCGCTGCGTTGAGCACGGTGAAGACCAGTGCGGTGATCCACCCGGTGTGGACCAGTGGCAGTGCGATGCCCTCGGCGATAACGGCAACGTAGTTCGGGTGGCTGAAGAAACGGTACGGTCCGCCGACCACCCGCGACGCGCCGGGGATGACGACCACCCGGGTGTTCCACTGCGGCCCCAGTGTGGTGATGCACCACCACCGCAAGCCTTGCGCCGCAATCACTATCGCTACCATCGGCCAGCCGAGTGCGGGCAGGAATGGCCGGTGCAGCCCGATGACTTCGACCAGCGCACTGATCAGGAATCCGGTGTGCAGGACCACCATCACCGGATAGTGCTTCGCACCGAACTCGATACCGCCCTGCGTTTTGCTCCACGCGAGATTGCGCCGGGCGACCACCAGTTCAGCGACCCGCTCCAGCGCGACAGCGGCGACGAGTAGTACGTACCAGGTCATCAGTGCCAGCGCAGCAACACCAGTTCCGAGCAGAACCCCGGCCCCATGGCCATCATCACACTGGGGCCTGCTGCCGGACGCTTGGCGATGGTGTCACGCAACACGTGCAGTACCGACGACGAGGAGATGTTGCCGATAGCGGCCAGTGATCGCCAGGTCAGTTCGAGCGCCTCTTCAGGCAATTCGAGGCTGCGCACGATTGCTTCGATGATCTTCGGGCCGCCAGGGTGGCAGACCCACGTGCCGATATCGTCGAGCTTCAGGTCATGTGCGCCAAGGAATTCGGTGACGTCGGCAGGCAGGTAACGCTCGATCACCGCAGGCAGATCGGCAGAGAGCACCAGCGCCAAACCTGATGAGCCGACGTCCCATCCCATGGTGCGCAACGAATCTGGATACAAATGACTGCGTGAGTCGATGACATCGGGGCCACCGGCGTTGATCTTCTGCGC
This window contains:
- a CDS encoding isoprenylcysteine carboxyl methyltransferase family protein, with the protein product MTWYVLLVAAVALERVAELVVARRNLAWSKTQGGIEFGAKHYPVMVVLHTGFLISALVEVIGLHRPFLPALGWPMVAIVIAAQGLRWWCITTLGPQWNTRVVVIPGASRVVGGPYRFFSHPNYVAVIAEGIALPLVHTGWITALVFTVLNAALLRTRIRTENAALASLS